Genomic segment of Shewanella sp. OMA3-2:
TTGAGCTTTGGGGCTTAGAAACTACATTAAAAAAATCTATAGGTATGTTTGCCATATCGCTTTGGGATAAACATGAAAAAGCACTATATCTTGCTCGTGATCGATTTGGCGAAAAGCCTCTTTATTATTCAACTTTAGATAATATGTTTATTTTCGGATCAGAACTTAAAAGTTTGAGAGCTCATCCTGATTTTAAAACTGAAATATCAAGGGGCGCGCTCGCATTATTAATGCGCCATAATTATATACCTGCGCCTTATTCCATATATGAAGGTGTTTCTAAGTTGATGCCTGGTACCTTCTTAAAGAAAATAGGTCATGCACTCGAAATTAAAGAATATTGGAATATTCGCGATTCGTTTGTTGAAGAAGGTAACAGTTTCGAATCAAATACTGTCGCGATTGATTCATTAGAAACAACGTTAAAGCTAGCTATTAGTAGACAAATGATGGCTGATGTTCCGCTAGGTGCTTTTCTCTCCGGAGGCATAGACTCTTCATTGATCGTTGCTTTGATGCAATCTTTGTCCGATAGACCTGTTAAAACTTTTTCTATAGGTTTTACTGAAGAGGCTTTTAATGAGGCCGAACATGCTAAACGTGTTGCTAAGCATCTTGGTACCGAACATACTGAACTTTATGTCAGCGATCAAGATGCGCTCAATGTAGTAAAACAATTAGCGGATATATATGATGAGCCGTTTTCTGACTCATCGCAGATCCCAACTTTTTTAGTTTCTAAAATGGCTAGAAAGCATGTCACAGTTTCTCTTTCTGGTGACGCTGGTGATGAACTATTCTGTGGTTATAATCGTTATCTTATGACTGCTAAGCTTTGGAGTAAGTTGAGTCTAATACCATTGTTTATGCGTAATTTTTTGTCGAAAGGACTATTGTTAGTCACTCCTGATAACTGGAATAAATTTAATTTATTACTTCCAAGTGGTTGGAGAATGGCTAATTTTGGCGATAAACTCCATAAAGCTGCTGGTGTTATTACTTGTAGTAGTGTAGACGAGTTATATAAAAGTTTAGTCTCTCATTGGCAAAACCCTGAAGACATGGTGCTTAAATCACAAGAGCCTTTAACAGCAATAACCGATCCTGCCAGAAAGCCACATTTGTCGAATCCTATTAGCGAGATGATGGCATTAGATACAATTTCTTATATGACCGATGATATTCTTGTTAAAGTTGATAGAGCAGCCATGGCAAACTCCCTTGAAACTCGAGTTCCTTTTTTGGACCATACCGTTTTTGAACATGCTTGGAAAATGCCTTTTGAAACAAAATTAAATAATGGTGTTACTAAGGATTGTTTGAGAAAAATTCTTTACAAATATGTTCCCAAAGAATTAATCGAACGGCCTAAGGTTGGTTTTGGTGTACCTTTGGATAGCTGGCTAAGAGGCCCCTTAAAAGATTGGGCTGATAATTTACTCGATAAAGATAGATTAATAAATGAAGGTTTTTTTGATGCTGATCTTGTGGTTAATAAATGGGATGAGCACAAATCAGGTAAACGTAACTGGCAATATTTGCTTTGGGATGTACTCATGTTTCAGGTTTGGTACGAGAAACATCACAAATGAAAAAAAAGCTATTGTTCATCGTAAACGTCGATTGGTTTTTTTTATCTCATCGTCTTCCTATTGCTCTTGCTGCTAAGCAGCAGGGTTATGAAGTTCATGTAGCTTGTCAAATGACTAAGAAAGGTGAAGCATTGCATCATCATGGTTTTGTACTTCATGAATTGCCTATTGTGCGAAATGGGACATCTCTTCTTCAGGAATATAAAACGTTTTCGTCTATAAGGAAGCTAGTTAGAAAAATTAATCCTAGCCTAATGCATGCTATTACAATAAAACCTGTTTTATATGGTGGATTAGCCACAAGGTTCTCAACAATCCCGCTAGTGGCATCAATATCTGGGTTAGGTTATATTTTTATATCTGAGGGAGTAAAGGCTACTATTACTAGAACGTTAGTTGCTTTCCTTTATCGTTTGGCATTAAAACGTATAAATATTCGAGTTATTTTCCAAAACCCTACCGATAAACAGCTATTTGAGTCCGATAACATCATAGATGCAGAACAGGCTTTAATTATTAGAGGTTCAGGTGTTGAGCTTGATAAGTATCAAGTTATTGAAGAGCCTAAAGGTGCTCCTGTGGTTATGCTTTTGGCACGTTTACTTATAGATAAAGGCGTTTTGGAGTTTATTGAGGCTGCTCGTTTATTAAAAGAACAAGATGTAGTTTGTCGTATGGTGCTAGTAGGTAATCTCGACGAAAATCCCAAGTCAATTACTAAGCATCAGCTTGCGGCATGGGTTGATTCCGGATTGGTTGAATATTGGGGATTTAGTAGTAACGTTAATGATTCTTATGCAAAATCCAATATTGTTGTACTTCCTAGCTATCGTGAGGGATTACCCAAGTCATTAATTGAGGCCGGTGCAGCAGGTCGGGCAGTAATTACTACTGATGTTCCTGGTTGTCGTGACGCTATAACTCCAAATGTTACAGGGATTTTAGTTGATGTTAAGGATGCCGTATCACTTGCTACTGAGATACGACGGCTTTGTAAGGATAATCAGATGCGTTCAGCTATGGGAAAAGAAGGTCGTTTGCTAGCAGAATCGGAATTTGATATCAAAACTGTTATCAGTAAGCACTTAGATTTATATCGAGAACTGACAGAGGGTGTGTCGAATGTCAGATAATATTTTAATAACAGGTGCTACCGGTTTTGTCGGCACAACTGTAAGCTTAGCTTTGAATGAACTGGGCTACACTATAACGGAAATTGGTCGTCGTTTTTCTGGACTGAACCATAAGTTTTTCCCTGTTGAATTTGATGATGAAACTGAAGCTCTAAATGCTCTGGTTGGAATAGATATTGTCGTACATATGGCCGCTAGGGCACATGTTATGAAAGACTCTACGATTAATCCTCTTCAATCTTACAGGCTCGTTAATACTTATGGTACTCTCAAACTTGCAAGACAAGCAGCTTCCTTCGGAGTTAAACGTTTCATTTTTATCAGCAGTATTAAAGTTAATGGTGAATCCACTTCATTAGACAAATCCTTTACAGCTGATGATGTCCATCATCCTCAAGATGCATATGGTATTTCAAAGTCTGAAGCTGAGACCCAATTGTTAGCCCTAGGGCAACAAACCGGGATGGAGATTGTAATTATTCGACCTCCTCTAGTATATGGTCCTGGAGTAAAAGCTAATTTTGCCTCCTTACTCAATTTGGCTTCAAAAGGGTTACCTTTACCTTTTGCCTGCTTTAACCAAAATAAACGCAGCATGGTGTCAGTTGATAATCTGGTTAATTTGATTATTACTTGCATTGAGCATCCTAATGCTGCAAATCAAGTGTTTTTAGTCTCTGACGATGAAGATTTATCTACAGCAGACTTAATCAGCCGGTTATCGAAAGCTTGCGGTAAGTCAGGCTTTATGTTGCCTATTCCTGTTAGTGTATTTTCTATTTGTGCTAAAATTCTGAGGAAAAAAGATTTTATAGATCGTTTGTCGGGTTCTTTGACCGTTGATATATCAAAAACTAAGACACTACTAAGTTGGAGTCCGCCTCTATCCGTTGATGAAGGCTTTAAAAAGACTGCAGATGCTTTTTTATTGAGTAAAAAAAATGATTAAACTATTAGATTTTTTCGCCGCTTTTTTTGGCCTGTTGTTGCTTTGGCCAGTTTTGTTAATTGTTACCATTGTTGGTTTATTTGATACTGGCTCGCCTATTTTCATACAAGTCAGAGTAGGTAAAAATAAAAAAGCCTTCAAACTCATTAAATTCCGTACGATGTCACGCGATACTCAATCTGTAGCGAGTCATTTAGCGAGTAATGCAGCGATAACTAAATTCGGTAGTTTTCTACGTAAGACAAAAATTGATGAACTCCCTCAATTGATTAACGTACTTAAAGGTGAAATGAGCTTAGTGGGTCCTCGCCCTAACTTGTTTAACCAAGAGGATCTGATTAACGAGCGTGATGCTCTCGGTGTGTACAATGTACTGCCGGGTGTGACAGGGTTGGCCCAAGTGAAGAATATCGATATGTCCACCCCACAACTTCTGGCCGAAACAGATAGACAAATGATTGATGGATTAACTATTTCGAAATATTTTAAATATATTCTGATGACCGTTACTGGTAGTGGTTCCGGTGATGCAGTGAAGTAAAAGTTATAGTGTAAGTATTAAATTTTATTTTTTGTGTTTATTCTTTACTGGCTCGTATATGTAAACTAGTCACACTTCATGTAGTTTAAGCGTAATTTTTGTTTCCAATGGCTATTTGCTTTAACTATACAAAATTCAATTGATGTACCTATTTTTTAGGTTATAGTAGTTTTGATGAAAAATAATTTTATTCTGGAGCGAAAAATGGACTTTTTGCAAAGCATCTTTTCTTTGCCACGTGCCCACAAACGAGTGATCAGTTTGTCAATAGACACTCTGTTTATTTTATTTAGCTTCTGGTGTGCTTTGTTTGTTCGATTAGATAACGTTTCACTGTTATGGGACACATCCTATTGGATGGTGGCTGCGACAATTTTACCTATCAGCTTGGTTGCATTTACTCGGTTGGGTTTATATCGTGCAGTGTTAAGGTATATGGGATTGCAGGCTCTTATGGCAATATTTGTTGGTGTTGTAATATCAACAATCGCATTAGTCACAGTATCTTTTTATGCCGATACTAACATTCCTCGTACTGTTCCATTGATTTACATGGCTTTTTGCTTAGTGTTAATTGGTGGTTCGCGCTCTTTATTACGCTCTTTAGTGGGGACTGGTATTAAAAAAGTTGGTGAACCCGTTATTATTTATGGTGCGGGAGTCAGCGGGCGTCAGTTACTTACCGCCTTAGTGCAAAGTCACGAGTATTATCCTTTTGCGTTTGTTGATGATGATAAAACTCTTCATGGCACTGTACTTCAGGGGGTTCATGTTCATTCTCCTTCTATTATTCGCAAGTTAATTAAGCAAAAGTCTGCTACAAAAGTATTGCTTGCTATACCTAGTGCTAGTCGTTCTAGACGCCAACAGATTTTAAATTCACTCGAGCCTTTAGCTATTCAGGTTTTAACTATTCCAGCAATGTCAGACTTAGTCAGTGGTACAAAATTATATACTGATATAAAAGAAGTCGAGATTGACGATCTTTTAGGGCGTGATTCGGTGTTTCCCCGCCAGGACTTACTTGCTGCGAATATTAAAGGCAAAGTCGTTATGGTAACCGGTGCCGGTGGGTCTATAGGCTCAGAATTATGTCGCCAAATTTTGAAACAACAACCTAAAAAGTTGGTTTTGTTCGAGCTCTCAGAATTCGGACTTTATGCCATTGAGCGAGAATTAAGTGCTACGGCATTAGAGTTAGGGTTGGATGTTAAAATTTTACCTATGATGGGCTCGGTGCAACGTGAAAATCGTGTTAAAGCTATAATGGAGTCGTTTGGTGTACAAACGGTTTACCATGCAGCGGCTTACAAACATGTTCCGCTTGTTGAGCATAATGTTGTTGAAGGGGTGCGAAATAACGTATTTGGTACTTTATATACGGCCAGAGCAGCGGTTGAAGCTAAGGTTGAAACGTTTGTGTTAGTGTCTACCGATAAAGCCGTTCGTCCAACAAATGTAATGGGCACAACTAAGCGTATGGCTGAGTTAGTACTGCAAGCTTTTGCTAAAGAGAAACACAGCACTCGTTTTTGTATGGTGCGCTTTGGTAATGTGCTCGGTTCATCGGGATCTGTTGTGCCATTATTTAGAACTCAGATAGCTAACGGTGGCCCAGTTACCGTTACTCACCCTGAAATCACTCGTTTTTTCATGACAATTCCAGAGGCTTCACAGTTAGTTATTCAGGCTGGGGCCATGGGCAAAGGTGGTGATGTCTTTGTACTTGATATGGGTAAGTCAGTTAAAATTGTTGACTTGGCAAGCAAAATGATACGTTTGAGTGGCTTTGAAGTTAGAAGCGATACAAACCCAGACGGCGATATCGATATTGAGTTTAGTGGTTTACGTCCGGAGAGAAACTTTATGAAGAGTTACTTATTGGCGATGATGTAACGGGCACTGAACATGAACGAATTATGACTGCTAATGAGCTACATTTAACTTGGGCTGAGTATTCTAAAATCCTTGAACGCTTAGACATTGCTTGCCATGAATTTAATCATGAAGCAATTAGAGATATTTTGTTAACGACGCCAACAGGTTTTGCACCGACTGATGGTATATGTGACTTGCTGTACCAACAAAAAGCAAAGAATTCGGCTTCTCAAGGCAAAGTTGTTAACTTTGGGACTTAAATAACTGACCGCATTAGTTGCTTATTGTTCTTTATTTACTTATATAAAAAATATTGAAAGCCTTGAGTGAAAACTCAAGGCTTTTTTATTGGATTTTATTTCTCACCTATCTGACTCTGATTTTATCCCTTTTTTATTTCTCGAACTCTGCTATCGGGGATCTCGTTTTTAGTTTTATAAATGTTTGGAGAAGTAGATCCCGGCTCACAAGCTTTGCCGGGATGACGTTAGGCGGAAGCGTTACCAGGATGATGTTGCTTTCCTAAAGTTGCTTTCCAAGAAGACGATAAAGTATGACGTTCCATCTCGTCATCCCCGAGTGCTGTTATCGGGGATCCCGTTTTTAGTTTTATAAATGTTTGGAGAAGTAGATCTCGGCCCACAAGCTTTGCCGGGATGACGTTAGGCGGAAGCGTTACCGGGATGGCGTTAGGCGAAGTTTTTGGGGATCATGGTAGGTGAGGTTTTTTAGTGGGATGACGTTAGGTAAAGTTTTGGGGGATCATGATCGCTGGGTTAGGGGATCATTACTGTGCATTGTTGGGGGGCGATATGTGTGACATGCTCTAAATGACTATTGTTTAGTTTTTGTGTTAAGTTAAATCCATCTAAAATATAAAAAGGATTTTTTATGCAGATACTTCATCATGGTGCGGTTAATGGCGTGACTGGATCTTGTCATCAATTGGATATCAATGAAACCAGCAGTGTATCGAGTTATCTTATTGATTGTGGGTTGTTTCAAGGCGCAGAAACAGCTGGTAAATCTTCTGCACAACAGCTGCAAATTGAGTTTGATATTAGTGCTATTCAAGCATTAATTGTTACTCATTGCCATATTGACCATGTTGGTCGAATCCCTTATTTAATCGCTGCTGGTTTTAATAAACCGATTTATGCCACTAGAGCAACAGCGGCGTTGTTGCCGCTAGTGATTGAGGATGCGTTAAAAATCGGCGTGACGCGTGATAAAAAGTTGATAGATGCTTTCTTATTAAAGCTTGAGTCTTTAATACGGCCAATAGATTATCATCAATGGGTATCATTACCTTTAGTTGATCCCAATACTCAACAACATGAAGTTACTGAGGTAAAACTTAAGTTTAAACCCGCAGGGCATATCTTAGGTTCAGCATATGTGGAATTTGATCTAATAGGTAAAGCAAAACATCGAGTGGTTTTTTCGGGTGATTTAGGTGCAACTTATGCCCCTTTGTTAGCCAGTCCCCGCAGCCCGTATCGTGCAGATACGCTAGTGATTGAATCAACCTATGGCGATAAGAATCATCAAGGTCGAAAAGATCGCAGCAAGCAGCTTAAGCAGATTATTGAAAAGTGTGTTGCAGACAATGGCGTCGTACTTATTCCTGCATTCAGTATCGGCCGAACTCAAGAGTTACTATATGAATTCGAGCAGATAATAACTAAAAACCAGCATAATTCTATTTGGCAAAATATTGATATAATTGTCGATTCACCTATGGCTGCTAAGTTCACACAAAAGTACCTTGAGTTTCAGGCCCTATGGGACAATGAAGCTAAACAGGTGGTCAATAAAGGCCGTCACCCATTAGATTTTGAACAACTTTATACTATCGATAGTCATCAAGACCATTTAGCGGTGATAAATTACCTTAACTCCCGTAAAAAGCCTGCCATTGTTATTGCTGCCTCTGGTATGTGCAGTGGTGGTCGGATTATGAATTACCTAAAACGCTTTTTATCTGAGCCTACCGCTGATGTGTTATTTGTGGGCTATCAAGCTCAAGGTACACCGGTAGAGATATTCAAACCTATGGTCCGAAAGCCGGCTATGTGCTGTTAGATGACGAGCGTATTGATATTAAAGCTGGTGTTCATACTATAAGTGGTTACTCGGCTCATGCAGACCAGTCTAATTTAGTTAATTTCGTCAAACGTATGCACCATAAACCTAAACATATACGTATTGTGCATGGTGATGATGACGCTAAACAAGCACTTGCAGACAAGTATCGCCAAATGCTACCAGACTGTAATGTGGTGATTGGTAAAGCTTAGGGTCTACGTCATTTCGCGAGTTGTTATTTAAGGCATTTAGATTTTATAAATCAGATCCTGGCCCAGAAGCATTACCGGGATGACGATGGGTGATGCATTGCCTTTATGACTGCCGATGCGGCATTACCTATATGTCTGCCGGTTTGATGTTTTTTCTTCGTCATCCCCGAGATCTGTTATCGGGGATCTCGATTTTAGATATTTTGTATGAGGACAGGATCCGGCCCAGAAGCATTACTGGGATTACGGTGGTTTTGTATACCGAGGTGACGGTGTTACCGTAATACCGGTGGTACATCTTAATCGTTAACCCTTGGTAGACTTTGTATTGTCACTTACAATTAACCTTAATGATTTTGATATGGCTTAGTGAATGTCTTTGAAGATTTTAGTGACGGGTGGAGCAGGTTTTATTGGCTCGGCCTTAGTGCGTTTTATAATTGAAAAATGAATACGGCCAATACCTACTACGTTTGATTGAGGAAGTAAGATAATGCGTTTGTTGATCACTGGGGCCAATGGTCAGCTGGGGCGATCGCTAGTCGCATATTTGCACTGCGTTATGATGCCTCATGTTGAAGTATTAGCGTTAACAAAGCAGCAGTTAGATATTTCAAACTTTGATGCCGTTGAACAGGTAATAGCTCAATATCAGCCCGATTATATTATTAATACAGCAGCTTATACCGCAGTTGATAAGGCTGAAGATGATATTGAATTGGCTTTTGCAATTAATTGTGATGGTGCTGCGAATGTTGCTAAGGCTGCGAATAATATTGGCGCGACAATATTTTATATATCAACGGATTATGTTTTTGCAGGTGATAAGCAGGGCGATTACCAAGAAAACGATATTACCGCTCCTTTAAGTGTGTATGGCGAAAGTAAACTCGCCGGTGAAGTTGCTGTAATGCAAACAAATCCTAAACATATTATTTTACGTACCGCCTGGATGTTCAGCGAATACGGTAATAATTTTGTCCGCACTATATTACGTTTAAGTCAGCCTAACCCCACTTTAGCTATTGTTGATGACCAGTTTGGCGGGCCAACTTATGCTGGGCATGTGGCGCAAACTTTGATTTCTATAATGCTGCAGTTGGCTAATAATACGGCACTTGGTAAAGATGCTGAAAATGTTAACAATGATCAAGACAACCCCATTAATGATGCGCTTTACGGTGTATATCATTTTGCGGGTTTGCCACATGTTAGTTGGTATCAACTTGCTCAGCAGATACTTCAACAAAAGTCTTTGAATCATCATAAGCGGGCTGAAAATCATCGAATAGCAACAGAGTTAAATCTTGCTAAATTAAAGCCTATTCCCACAGAACAATATCCTGTTGCCGCTAAACGACCTAAAAACAGTAAGTTAGCTTGTCAAAAAATTAT
This window contains:
- a CDS encoding UDP-glucose 4-epimerase family protein, with amino-acid sequence MSDNILITGATGFVGTTVSLALNELGYTITEIGRRFSGLNHKFFPVEFDDETEALNALVGIDIVVHMAARAHVMKDSTINPLQSYRLVNTYGTLKLARQAASFGVKRFIFISSIKVNGESTSLDKSFTADDVHHPQDAYGISKSEAETQLLALGQQTGMEIVIIRPPLVYGPGVKANFASLLNLASKGLPLPFACFNQNKRSMVSVDNLVNLIITCIEHPNAANQVFLVSDDEDLSTADLISRLSKACGKSGFMLPIPVSVFSICAKILRKKDFIDRLSGSLTVDISKTKTLLSWSPPLSVDEGFKKTADAFLLSKKND
- a CDS encoding NAD-dependent epimerase/dehydratase family protein — its product is MSLKILVTGGAGFIGSALVRFIIEK
- a CDS encoding sugar transferase, producing the protein MIKLLDFFAAFFGLLLLWPVLLIVTIVGLFDTGSPIFIQVRVGKNKKAFKLIKFRTMSRDTQSVASHLASNAAITKFGSFLRKTKIDELPQLINVLKGEMSLVGPRPNLFNQEDLINERDALGVYNVLPGVTGLAQVKNIDMSTPQLLAETDRQMIDGLTISKYFKYILMTVTGSGSGDAVK
- the asnB gene encoding asparagine synthase (glutamine-hydrolyzing) — its product is MCGFAGFLYKQSLPENVNSILDEMGMSILSRGPDSSGVWSCNEDMIGLSHRRLAIVDLSPAGHQPMVSHSGRYVIAFNGEIYNHLDIRIEIEKEKPVQWFGHSDTETLLTGIELWGLETTLKKSIGMFAISLWDKHEKALYLARDRFGEKPLYYSTLDNMFIFGSELKSLRAHPDFKTEISRGALALLMRHNYIPAPYSIYEGVSKLMPGTFLKKIGHALEIKEYWNIRDSFVEEGNSFESNTVAIDSLETTLKLAISRQMMADVPLGAFLSGGIDSSLIVALMQSLSDRPVKTFSIGFTEEAFNEAEHAKRVAKHLGTEHTELYVSDQDALNVVKQLADIYDEPFSDSSQIPTFLVSKMARKHVTVSLSGDAGDELFCGYNRYLMTAKLWSKLSLIPLFMRNFLSKGLLLVTPDNWNKFNLLLPSGWRMANFGDKLHKAAGVITCSSVDELYKSLVSHWQNPEDMVLKSQEPLTAITDPARKPHLSNPISEMMALDTISYMTDDILVKVDRAAMANSLETRVPFLDHTVFEHAWKMPFETKLNNGVTKDCLRKILYKYVPKELIERPKVGFGVPLDSWLRGPLKDWADNLLDKDRLINEGFFDADLVVNKWDEHKSGKRNWQYLLWDVLMFQVWYEKHHK
- the rfbD gene encoding dTDP-4-dehydrorhamnose reductase encodes the protein MRLLITGANGQLGRSLVAYLHCVMMPHVEVLALTKQQLDISNFDAVEQVIAQYQPDYIINTAAYTAVDKAEDDIELAFAINCDGAANVAKAANNIGATIFYISTDYVFAGDKQGDYQENDITAPLSVYGESKLAGEVAVMQTNPKHIILRTAWMFSEYGNNFVRTILRLSQPNPTLAIVDDQFGGPTYAGHVAQTLISIMLQLANNTALGKDAENVNNDQDNPINDALYGVYHFAGLPHVSWYQLAQQILQQKSLNHHKRAENHRIATELNLAKLKPIPTEQYPVAAKRPKNSKLACQKIIDTFGIQSSDWMSALSKVVTILAPLGLEDDASQIRFIPPIKSEKEQ
- a CDS encoding glycosyltransferase family 4 protein, with translation MKKKLLFIVNVDWFFLSHRLPIALAAKQQGYEVHVACQMTKKGEALHHHGFVLHELPIVRNGTSLLQEYKTFSSIRKLVRKINPSLMHAITIKPVLYGGLATRFSTIPLVASISGLGYIFISEGVKATITRTLVAFLYRLALKRINIRVIFQNPTDKQLFESDNIIDAEQALIIRGSGVELDKYQVIEEPKGAPVVMLLARLLIDKGVLEFIEAARLLKEQDVVCRMVLVGNLDENPKSITKHQLAAWVDSGLVEYWGFSSNVNDSYAKSNIVVLPSYREGLPKSLIEAGAAGRAVITTDVPGCRDAITPNVTGILVDVKDAVSLATEIRRLCKDNQMRSAMGKEGRLLAESEFDIKTVISKHLDLYRELTEGVSNVR